The following proteins come from a genomic window of Miscanthus floridulus cultivar M001 chromosome 2, ASM1932011v1, whole genome shotgun sequence:
- the LOC136539654 gene encoding small ribosomal subunit protein uS8my-like, with protein MGRRILNDALRTMVNADRRGNATALLQPISGVMVSFLNIMKHRGYIKNFEVIDLHRVGKINVELHGRIKDCKALTYRQDLRAKEIERYRVRMLPTRQWGYVVITTPNGVLDHEEAIRQNVGGQVLGYFH; from the exons ATGGGGCGGCGGATCCTCAACGACGCTCTGCGCACGATGGTCAACGCAGACCGGCGGGGGAATGCGACGGCGCTTCTCCAGCCCATCTCCGGCGTCATGGTCTCCTTCCTCAACATCATGAAGCACCGAG GTTATATCAAAAACTTCGAGGTCATTGATCTGCATAGAGTTGGGAAAATTAATGTGGAGCTTCATGGACGTATTAAAGATTGCAAAGCTCTTACTTACAGGCAAGACCTCAGAGCTAAGGAAATAGAACGATACAGAGTTCGGATGCTCCCAACGCGGCAG TGGGGCTATGTTGTGATTACTACTCCGAATGGTGTTTTGGATCATGAGGAAGCAATCAGGCAGAACGTGGGTGGGCAGGTCCTTGGTTATTTCCATTGA
- the LOC136539655 gene encoding elongation factor 1-delta 2-like isoform X2: protein MAVVLSNDNSKAGLQKLNDYLLTRSYITGYQASKDDMAVFTALTSALPSTYVNVTRWYDHISALLRSSGIMAEGEGVKVEATCSVSSAPGVAQQKAPVVDEDDDVDLFGEETEEEHPAAEARAAAVKASGKKKESGKSSVLLDVKPWDDETDMQKLEEAVRSVKMEGLLWGASKLVPVGYGIKKMQIMMAIVDDLVSVDSLIEDHLCTEPANEYIQSCDIVAFNKI, encoded by the exons ATGGCAGTAGTTTTGTCAAATGACAACTCCAAGGCAGGCCTCCAAAAGCTTAATGACTACCTTCTCACCCGCAGTTACATAACTGG GTACCAAGCTTCAAAGGATGATATGGCTGTCTTCACTGCGCTTACATCTGCTCTCCCATCAACCTATGTCAATGTTACGAGGTGGTACGATCATATCAGTGCTCTCCTAAGGTCCAG TGGAATCATGGCAGAGGGTGAGGGTGTCAAGGTTGAGGCAACTTGTTCTGTGTCTTCAGCTCCTGGAGTTGCTCAACAAAAG GCACCGGTggttgatgaagatgatgatgttgACCTATTTGGTGAGGAGACCGAAGAAGAGCATCCAGCAGCGGAAGCACGCGCAGCAGCTGTTAAGGCTTCTGGCAAGAAGAAAGAGT CTGGGAAGTCGTCAGTTCTTCTGGATGTGAAACCATGGGACGATGAAACTGACATGCAAAAGCTAGAGGAAGCTGTTCGGAGTGTGAAGATGGAGGGACTGCTCTGGGGTGCAT CAAAACTTGTTCCAGTTGGATATGGCATCAAGAAGATGCAAATTATGATGGCCATTGTGGATGACCTTGTTTCTGTTGACAGTCTGATAGAGGATCATCTCTGCACTGAACCGGCCAATGAGTACATCCAGAGCTGTGACATTGTGGCCTTCAACAAAATCT GA
- the LOC136539655 gene encoding elongation factor 1-delta 2-like isoform X1: MAVVLSNDNSKAGLQKLNDYLLTRSYITGYQASKDDMAVFTALTSALPSTYVNVTRWYDHISALLRSSGIMAEGEGVKVEATCSVSSAPGVAQQKAPVVDEDDDVDLFGEETEEEHPAAEARAAAVKASGKKKESGKSSVLLDVKPWDDETDMQKLEEAVRSVKMEGLLWGASKLVPVGYGIKKMQIMMAIVDDLVSVDSLIEDHLCTEPANEYIQSCDIVAFNKI, translated from the exons ATGGCAGTAGTTTTGTCAAATGACAACTCCAAGGCAGGCCTCCAAAAGCTTAATGACTACCTTCTCACCCGCAGTTACATAACTGG GTACCAAGCTTCAAAGGATGATATGGCTGTCTTCACTGCGCTTACATCTGCTCTCCCATCAACCTATGTCAATGTTACGAGGTGGTACGATCATATCAGTGCTCTCCTAAGGTCCAG TGGAATCATGGCAGAGGGTGAGGGTGTCAAGGTTGAGGCAACTTGTTCTGTGTCTTCAGCTCCTGGAGTTGCTCAACAAAAG GCACCGGTggttgatgaagatgatgatgttgACCTATTTGGTGAGGAGACCGAAGAAGAGCATCCAGCAGCGGAAGCACGCGCAGCAGCTGTTAAGGCTTCTGGCAAGAAGAAAGAGT CTGGGAAGTCGTCAGTTCTTCTGGATGTGAAACCATGGGACGATGAAACTGACATGCAAAAGCTAGAGGAAGCTGTTCGGAGTGTGAAGATGGAGGGACTGCTCTGGGGTGCAT CAAAACTTGTTCCAGTTGGATATGGCATCAAGAAGATGCAAATTATGATGGCCATTGTGGATGACCTTGTTTCTGTTGACAGTCTGATAGAGGATCATCTCTGCACTGAACCGGCCAATGAGTACATCCAGAGCTGTGACATTGTGGCCTTCAACAAAATCT AA